A genomic window from Methanobacterium sp. BRmetb2 includes:
- the ade gene encoding adenine deaminase, translating to MIKGNILNVFTEEIYPAEITMENGIIKCVKPVKEDLKGCIVPGFIDAHIHIESSMITPSRFAEVVVPHGTTGVVADPHEIANVMGIGGIKYMINDSSSVPLKVFFTAPSCVPATPFETSGSVLSSVEIDKLLKNDEIVALGEMMNFPGVIGEDPEVLKKIETAKKHRKPVDGHAPLLTGSDLCKYIAAGISTDHECTNPREAREKRQKGMKIMLREGSSAKNLADLLSVGGDFIVSDDKHPEDLLQGHIDVMLRKAIKLGLDPVKAIKMVTLNPAQHYSLNNGAIQPGKSADLVIVDDIEKLNVKKVYIGGELVSEKGKVLFNVKPLTVESTFILNKKTGKDFEVSSTNDAEKVRVIDVIEGQLLTEESEEVLPVENHNIQPKVGEDILKIAVVERYGHNRITNAFIRGFGLKNGAIASSVAHDSHNIIVVGSNGKDMAHAVNLILENKGGLSAIDETSCYSLKLPIAGLMSVESAEEVSLKLKNLHQAAKAMGSNLESPFMTLSFMALLVIPKLKISDQGLFNGESFQFVDLIK from the coding sequence ATGATAAAAGGAAATATTTTAAATGTTTTCACAGAGGAAATATATCCGGCTGAAATCACAATGGAAAATGGTATAATCAAATGCGTAAAACCAGTTAAAGAAGATTTAAAAGGTTGCATCGTACCAGGTTTTATAGACGCCCATATCCACATTGAAAGTTCAATGATCACACCTTCAAGGTTTGCAGAAGTCGTAGTGCCCCATGGTACTACAGGAGTGGTTGCTGATCCCCACGAAATAGCTAATGTAATGGGAATTGGGGGAATAAAATACATGATAAACGATTCATCATCAGTACCACTCAAAGTATTCTTCACTGCACCATCATGCGTCCCGGCAACACCGTTTGAAACTTCTGGTTCTGTTTTAAGTTCAGTTGAAATTGATAAACTACTAAAAAATGATGAAATAGTGGCATTAGGGGAGATGATGAATTTTCCCGGTGTAATAGGGGAAGACCCAGAAGTATTAAAGAAGATTGAAACCGCTAAAAAACATAGAAAACCAGTTGATGGTCATGCGCCACTTTTAACTGGATCGGACTTATGTAAGTATATTGCAGCAGGAATATCCACTGATCATGAATGTACCAATCCTCGAGAGGCACGGGAGAAAAGACAGAAAGGTATGAAAATAATGCTAAGGGAAGGATCATCTGCCAAAAATTTAGCCGACCTCCTATCCGTAGGCGGAGATTTTATTGTTTCTGATGACAAGCACCCTGAAGATCTACTCCAGGGACATATAGACGTCATGTTACGAAAAGCGATAAAATTAGGCCTGGATCCAGTGAAAGCTATTAAAATGGTAACTTTAAACCCGGCTCAACATTACAGCTTAAATAATGGCGCTATACAGCCAGGTAAATCAGCTGACCTGGTGATTGTAGATGATATCGAAAAATTAAATGTAAAAAAAGTTTATATCGGAGGGGAACTGGTTTCAGAAAAAGGTAAAGTACTCTTTAATGTAAAACCGCTCACCGTCGAGAGCACCTTTATTCTTAATAAAAAAACAGGTAAGGATTTTGAAGTATCCTCTACTAATGACGCTGAGAAAGTAAGGGTAATTGATGTTATTGAAGGACAACTTTTAACTGAAGAATCTGAAGAAGTTCTACCAGTAGAAAATCACAATATTCAACCAAAAGTAGGTGAAGATATTCTAAAAATTGCAGTGGTTGAAAGGTATGGCCATAACCGAATTACTAACGCTTTTATACGTGGATTTGGACTAAAAAACGGAGCCATAGCTTCCAGTGTTGCTCATGATTCACACAACATTATTGTGGTTGGAAGTAATGGAAAAGACATGGCCCATGCAGTTAATTTAATTCTAGAGAACAAAGGCGGACTATCTGCAATTGATGAGACTAGCTGTTATTCATTAAAACTTCCAATAGCAGGACTTATGAGCGTCGAGAGTGCGGAAGAAGTCTCTTTGAAACTTAAAAATTTACACCAGGCGGCAAAGGCCATGGGTTCTAATCTGGAATCACCATTTATGACTCTGTCCTTTATGGCGCTGCTAGTAATTCCCAAACTTAAAATAAGTGATCAGGGCCTTTTTAATGGGGAGTCGTTCCAGTTTGTTGATTTGATAAAATAA
- a CDS encoding TIGR00300 family protein, producing MNTREVELSGHIIDSLMLPKTLDIIMDMGGDFKILEFQVGKQKTDTSYARIMVEGKDPTHLNEILDELSEIGATIAEIREVKLQKSEKDKVLPTDFYSTTNHPTSIRYNQEWIPVENIEMDCMIVLDSEAKRAYCKPMGRIKKGDLVVVGREGIKVEPPERPRGKQGVFEFMGSDVSSEKPVTTIIKKIAKEIKEIKARGGKIGIVGGPAIVHTGSAPVLSQMIREGYIDVLFAGNALATHDIENAIHGTSLGMCVKTGEAVARGHRHHIYAINEINRAGSIKKAVEKGILKKGIMYECVKNNVPFVLAGSIRDDGPLPDVITDVINAQDAMRTYVQDVDMVIMIATMLHSIATGNILPSQVKSICVDINPATVTKLADRGSAQVVSIVTDVGAFLPILLEELHKDDSK from the coding sequence ATGAATACGAGAGAAGTGGAACTTTCAGGACATATAATCGATTCTCTAATGCTTCCCAAGACATTGGATATTATAATGGATATGGGAGGAGATTTTAAAATTCTTGAATTTCAGGTAGGTAAACAAAAAACCGATACCAGTTATGCCAGAATTATGGTTGAAGGAAAAGATCCCACTCATTTAAACGAGATTCTCGACGAATTAAGCGAAATTGGAGCCACCATAGCTGAAATTAGAGAAGTAAAACTTCAAAAATCTGAAAAAGATAAAGTACTTCCTACAGATTTTTATTCCACAACAAATCACCCAACTTCTATACGCTACAATCAGGAATGGATTCCAGTTGAAAATATAGAGATGGATTGTATGATAGTTTTAGATTCAGAGGCTAAAAGAGCATACTGCAAACCGATGGGTCGCATAAAAAAGGGTGATCTTGTAGTTGTTGGACGTGAAGGTATAAAAGTAGAACCTCCTGAAAGGCCTAGAGGAAAACAGGGAGTTTTTGAATTCATGGGAAGTGATGTATCCTCAGAAAAACCAGTAACAACCATCATTAAAAAGATAGCTAAAGAAATTAAGGAGATTAAAGCTAGAGGTGGTAAGATAGGAATTGTAGGAGGTCCTGCAATTGTTCACACTGGATCTGCACCCGTATTGTCACAGATGATAAGGGAAGGATACATTGACGTGTTATTTGCTGGAAATGCCCTAGCTACCCATGATATTGAAAATGCAATTCACGGGACATCACTGGGAATGTGTGTTAAAACCGGAGAAGCAGTGGCCCGAGGGCACAGACACCACATATATGCTATAAATGAAATTAACCGGGCAGGTTCCATAAAAAAGGCCGTAGAAAAAGGAATTCTTAAAAAAGGGATAATGTACGAGTGTGTGAAAAATAATGTTCCGTTTGTGCTCGCTGGTTCTATAAGAGATGATGGCCCACTACCTGATGTCATAACTGACGTAATAAACGCACAAGATGCCATGAGGACCTATGTACAGGACGTTGATATGGTGATAATGATTGCTACCATGCTCCACTCCATAGCAACAGGTAATATCCTCCCTTCACAGGTAAAAAGTATTTGTGTGGATATAAATCCTGCTACAGTAACTAAACTTGCGGACAGGGGAAGTGCTCAAGTTGTAAGTATTGTTACTGATGTAGGAGCGTTTTTACCCATTCTTCTAGAGGAACTCCACAAGGATGATTCTAAGTAG
- the speB gene encoding agmatinase: MLFYTHNNSKFAFSLDENEFQDSNLKAEYYDKDCCGILGVPFDSSSTYKTGSRYGPALIRQASYNFERYNLTLDKTLEIPVHDLGDVEIIPGNFKRTCQKVESTVKDLIHQKITPILLGGEHSITYPALKAMGVEDVTVIHFDAHMDMADKYMGEKYSHATVMKRIYDLNPKNIIQIGVRSCSSPEKLFADENNIKYYTSQDVYNNFSTITETIDEINGKIYISVDIDVLDPSFAPSTGNPTPCGLNPFQMEKLISALAQKEVMGMDLVEVASNQLGDITAINAAKIIYDFLCVKS, translated from the coding sequence ATGCTTTTTTATACTCATAATAACTCTAAATTTGCCTTTTCATTGGATGAAAATGAATTTCAAGATTCTAATTTAAAGGCAGAATATTATGATAAAGATTGCTGTGGTATTTTAGGAGTGCCCTTTGATAGTTCCAGCACCTACAAAACTGGTTCAAGATATGGACCAGCATTAATACGTCAAGCCTCCTATAATTTTGAAAGATACAATCTTACTCTTGATAAAACTTTAGAAATTCCCGTACATGACTTGGGCGATGTGGAGATAATTCCTGGAAATTTTAAAAGAACCTGCCAAAAAGTTGAATCAACAGTTAAAGATCTTATCCATCAAAAAATTACCCCAATTCTTTTAGGCGGCGAACACAGCATTACATATCCTGCTTTAAAGGCTATGGGTGTGGAAGATGTAACGGTTATTCATTTTGATGCTCATATGGACATGGCAGATAAATATATGGGCGAAAAATATTCACATGCAACCGTAATGAAAAGGATTTATGATTTAAATCCAAAAAATATTATTCAAATAGGAGTCAGGTCATGCTCTTCTCCTGAGAAACTGTTTGCTGATGAGAACAATATAAAATACTACACTTCGCAGGATGTTTACAATAACTTCAGTACAATAACTGAAACAATAGATGAAATAAATGGAAAAATCTATATATCTGTAGATATAGATGTTCTAGATCCTTCATTTGCACCATCCACCGGAAATCCAACGCCTTGTGGTTTAAATCCATTCCAAATGGAGAAATTAATATCTGCCCTGGCCCAAAAAGAGGTAATGGGCATGGATCTGGTAGAAGTAGCTTCCAATCAACTTGGAGATATAACTGCTATAAATGCTGCAAAGATTATTTACGATTTTCTTTGTGTCAAGAGTTAA
- a CDS encoding translation initiation factor IF-5A, whose product MSKKVVEVKTLKVGKYVILDGEASKITSIQTSSPGKHGSAKARVEAVGIFDNQKRSIVKPVDTKIDIPIIDKRVGQVLALMGSDVQLMDLETYETFELPIPDELSDKLIEGAEVDYIMALGNKKLMRIK is encoded by the coding sequence ATGTCAAAAAAAGTGGTAGAAGTTAAGACTTTAAAAGTAGGTAAATATGTCATATTAGATGGTGAAGCATCAAAAATAACCAGTATCCAGACCTCATCACCAGGAAAACACGGATCAGCCAAGGCCAGAGTTGAAGCTGTGGGAATATTTGACAATCAAAAGAGGAGTATTGTAAAACCAGTGGATACAAAAATTGATATACCCATAATTGATAAAAGAGTTGGTCAGGTTTTAGCATTAATGGGGAGTGATGTTCAATTAATGGATCTGGAAACTTATGAAACCTTTGAATTGCCTATCCCTGACGAACTAAGTGATAAGTTAATTGAAGGGGCAGAAGTCGATTATATTATGGCACTGGGTAATAAAAAATTAATGAGAATAAAATAA
- a CDS encoding arginine decarboxylase, pyruvoyl-dependent: MNISITTGKSEGPTKLNAFDNALLDAGIGDVNLIKVSSIIPQGTKIVKLPKLTPGSMVNCVLSHVTSDKKGDHITAVIAVAKSDDFGCVVENSGINADPIKIREEAVDMVKYMMDVRSLQINEIIVEETNHTVKNWGSAVAAVVYLE; the protein is encoded by the coding sequence ATGAATATATCTATAACAACAGGAAAATCAGAAGGACCAACCAAACTCAATGCATTCGACAATGCACTTTTAGACGCAGGAATCGGCGATGTAAATTTAATTAAAGTTTCCAGCATTATCCCCCAGGGAACAAAAATAGTAAAACTTCCAAAATTAACACCAGGATCTATGGTAAACTGTGTTTTATCCCATGTAACCTCCGATAAAAAAGGTGACCATATAACTGCAGTTATTGCTGTAGCAAAATCAGATGATTTTGGTTGTGTGGTAGAAAATTCTGGAATAAATGCAGATCCAATTAAGATAAGAGAAGAAGCTGTGGATATGGTTAAATATATGATGGATGTACGATCTCTGCAGATTAATGAGATCATAGTAGAAGAAACTAACCATACCGTTAAAAATTGGGGTTCTGCTGTAGCTGCAGTGGTTTATTTGGAGTAA
- a CDS encoding inositol monophosphatase has product MKKDDTQFWMDVSKKIINQVEKAVSPYVGKKKAGKVVMMGADGTPTKLIDIKAETEVIKVLKDLELPVTLISEEIGKLKIENEPSEVYFVVDPLDGTTNAVKNMPAYGISIAVAKTKSKEYPTINNVNMGYVKNLATGDLYEAVKGQGSFINGKNAVPSTIDKLNNSLVGAFIYGTNVKKLDYLCKRLRRMRIMGSVAIELSYVADKTYDAFIDLRDNLRIVDIAAGKLIVEEAGGIVTDLNNEIINGKLTVKDKTSILAAGNKKLHRDILDVMGGI; this is encoded by the coding sequence ATGAAAAAAGATGATACACAATTCTGGATGGATGTTTCCAAAAAAATAATTAACCAAGTCGAAAAAGCTGTATCCCCCTATGTCGGTAAGAAAAAGGCAGGTAAAGTAGTAATGATGGGAGCTGACGGTACTCCTACCAAACTTATTGATATTAAAGCTGAAACTGAAGTTATTAAAGTATTAAAAGATCTTGAACTGCCTGTTACACTTATAAGTGAAGAGATTGGTAAGTTAAAGATTGAAAATGAACCTTCTGAAGTTTATTTCGTAGTAGATCCTCTCGATGGAACCACCAATGCAGTAAAAAATATGCCTGCTTACGGTATTTCCATTGCAGTAGCCAAGACTAAAAGTAAAGAGTATCCTACAATTAACAATGTTAATATGGGTTATGTTAAAAATTTAGCAACAGGAGATCTTTATGAAGCAGTTAAAGGTCAGGGATCATTTATTAATGGTAAAAATGCCGTTCCTTCCACTATCGATAAACTGAATAACTCTCTGGTCGGTGCTTTTATTTATGGTACCAATGTGAAAAAATTAGATTATCTCTGTAAAAGACTAAGAAGGATGAGGATAATGGGTTCAGTTGCCATAGAACTATCTTACGTAGCAGACAAGACTTACGATGCATTTATCGACTTGAGGGATAACTTAAGAATAGTAGATATTGCGGCTGGTAAATTAATCGTTGAAGAAGCTGGTGGAATTGTTACAGATTTAAATAATGAAATTATTAATGGCAAACTAACTGTGAAAGATAAAACATCTATCTTAGCTGCAGGTAACAAAAAACTTCATAGGGATATATTAGATGTGATGGGGGGCATATAA
- a CDS encoding NAD(+) kinase, translated as MDIGIVARLDTEDAIKLADEIVEFLLEKKINITIDSSLFSKLDKYQELSCDLEKMDVDMIIAVGGDGTLLRTQNFINGKRIPIFGINMGTVGFLTEIEPENAFSAIEEVLAGNYFIEKRMQLRVCHYHELPSALNEVVILTRKPAKMLHIEICVDDEIVEELRADGIIIATPSGSTAYAMSAGGPIVDPRVNAFIIVPICPFKLGARPFVVSNQSEIKVKLLRKGKKAMAVIDGQFEEEINYMDEVIFKKSDNYAFFVRLTKGFYRRVREKLTEGGISP; from the coding sequence ATGGATATTGGTATTGTTGCACGCCTTGATACAGAGGACGCAATTAAATTAGCAGATGAAATAGTTGAATTCCTTTTAGAAAAAAAGATCAATATTACTATAGATTCTTCTCTTTTTTCTAAACTAGATAAATATCAGGAATTAAGTTGTGACTTGGAGAAAATGGATGTAGACATGATCATAGCTGTTGGTGGTGATGGAACCCTTCTGAGAACTCAAAATTTTATCAATGGTAAACGAATTCCTATATTTGGTATTAACATGGGTACTGTGGGTTTTTTAACAGAAATTGAACCTGAAAATGCATTTAGTGCAATAGAAGAAGTTTTAGCTGGTAACTATTTCATTGAAAAAAGAATGCAACTGAGAGTATGTCACTACCATGAATTACCATCTGCACTTAATGAAGTGGTTATTTTGACCCGAAAACCTGCTAAGATGTTACATATAGAAATATGTGTTGATGATGAAATTGTAGAAGAATTAAGGGCTGATGGAATTATAATTGCAACGCCGAGCGGGTCGACTGCTTATGCAATGTCTGCAGGGGGTCCTATAGTAGATCCACGCGTTAACGCATTTATTATAGTACCTATATGTCCATTTAAATTGGGTGCAAGGCCTTTTGTTGTTTCCAATCAGAGTGAGATTAAGGTAAAACTGCTTAGAAAAGGTAAAAAGGCCATGGCAGTTATAGATGGTCAATTTGAAGAAGAAATTAATTATATGGACGAAGTAATATTCAAAAAATCGGATAATTATGCTTTTTTTGTTCGTTTAACCAAAGGATTTTATAGGAGAGTTAGAGAAAAATTAACAGAAGGCGGAATAAGCCCCTGA
- a CDS encoding hydroxymethylbilane synthase, whose translation MKVGTRGSKLAQVQTNYVVNELSKITQEDIEIKIVKTTGDKITDSQLYNIDAKGLFTKELDRYVLNEEVDFAVHSLKDVPTELDPDLEIVAVPPRESPHDVLISNYEWEELSNGFTLGSSSLRREAFCNHHGKKFKLKPLRGNVETRIKKVYKGECDATIMAEAGLNRLGLSKHVKEKFSLEYITPAAGQGALAVITRADSEKKEVLNRLNHYNSSQEVLAEKTVLGELGVGCQWPLGVIARIKQNKLNLYSILLSQKGEILSQVKLDSSIKDAEKIGVDAAKIMKEDYD comes from the coding sequence TTGAAGGTTGGGACAAGAGGAAGCAAATTAGCACAAGTACAAACAAATTATGTAGTCAATGAATTATCAAAAATTACTCAAGAAGATATAGAAATTAAAATTGTTAAAACGACTGGCGATAAAATAACTGATTCACAGTTGTATAATATTGATGCTAAAGGTCTTTTTACCAAGGAACTTGATAGATATGTGCTAAATGAAGAGGTGGATTTTGCAGTACACAGTTTAAAGGATGTTCCAACAGAATTAGACCCTGACCTGGAGATAGTTGCAGTTCCACCTAGAGAATCACCCCATGATGTTTTGATATCTAACTATGAATGGGAAGAACTGTCAAATGGTTTCACTTTAGGAAGCAGCAGTTTAAGAAGAGAAGCATTCTGTAACCATCATGGAAAGAAATTTAAATTAAAACCTTTAAGAGGAAATGTAGAAACTAGAATAAAAAAAGTTTATAAGGGCGAATGCGATGCAACCATAATGGCTGAAGCTGGTTTAAACCGGTTGGGCTTATCCAAACACGTAAAAGAAAAATTTTCTCTTGAATATATCACTCCTGCCGCTGGTCAGGGCGCCTTAGCTGTAATAACAAGGGCAGATAGTGAAAAAAAAGAAGTATTAAACAGATTGAATCATTATAATTCTTCCCAAGAAGTTTTGGCTGAGAAAACTGTGCTTGGAGAGTTAGGAGTCGGATGCCAGTGGCCTCTTGGGGTTATTGCAAGAATAAAACAAAATAAATTAAATCTTTACAGTATATTACTTTCTCAAAAAGGAGAAATTTTATCACAGGTGAAATTAGATAGTTCTATTAAGGATGCTGAAAAAATTGGCGTTGATGCTGCCAAGATTATGAAGGAGGATTACGATTGA
- a CDS encoding oxidoreductase, producing MKEVNVGVIGVGAMGLNHARVYSRIENANLLAVSDLMKDKADEVAATYNTASYKDYKDVLEIPEIEAVSVCVPTTHHHQVVMDAIEHEKHVLVEKPIAFTLTEAREMVKAAKKSDLKLATGHVERFNPVVDEAKALIQDGSIGNVVSTSAKRVGPFPPRIKDVGVTVDLAIHDLDVMYYLLDDPIKEIYANMGSILETCEYEDHAEIMTKFESGIIGMLEVNWLTPYKKRELEITGVDGIISLDYIDQTVDVYGKFTQKIGVAQKEPLKEELSSFLSSIINDETPAITGEDGIYALKGVLAAMESARKEIPVKVNDY from the coding sequence TTGAAGGAAGTTAATGTGGGTGTCATTGGTGTTGGAGCCATGGGTCTCAATCATGCTAGAGTATACTCAAGAATAGAGAATGCAAACCTTTTAGCGGTGTCAGATCTGATGAAAGATAAAGCTGATGAAGTAGCTGCTACATACAATACCGCCAGTTATAAAGATTATAAAGATGTGCTTGAAATACCTGAAATAGAGGCAGTAAGTGTATGTGTACCAACAACACATCACCACCAGGTTGTAATGGACGCTATAGAACATGAAAAACATGTTTTAGTGGAAAAACCCATAGCTTTTACCCTAACCGAAGCAAGAGAAATGGTGAAAGCTGCTAAAAAAAGCGATTTAAAGTTAGCAACAGGGCATGTAGAACGATTTAATCCAGTTGTAGATGAAGCTAAGGCTCTTATACAGGATGGATCCATAGGTAATGTTGTTTCAACCTCAGCAAAGAGGGTCGGGCCATTTCCTCCGAGAATTAAAGATGTGGGAGTAACAGTAGATTTGGCCATTCATGATCTTGATGTGATGTATTATCTTTTAGATGACCCCATAAAAGAGATCTATGCCAACATGGGAAGTATTCTTGAAACATGTGAATATGAAGATCATGCAGAGATTATGACTAAATTTGAAAGTGGAATCATAGGCATGCTTGAAGTAAACTGGCTTACACCGTACAAAAAAAGAGAACTGGAAATAACCGGTGTTGACGGTATTATATCTCTGGACTACATTGATCAAACAGTTGATGTTTATGGGAAATTTACTCAAAAAATTGGGGTTGCTCAGAAGGAACCATTAAAAGAAGAACTCAGTTCCTTTTTAAGTTCAATAATCAATGATGAAACACCAGCCATAACTGGTGAAGACGGTATTTATGCTTTGAAAGGGGTTCTTGCGGCTATGGAATCTGCCCGGAAAGAAATACCTGTTAAAGTTAATGACTATTAA
- a CDS encoding orotate phosphoribosyltransferase, producing MSEELIKKASELRSRGFTTGEIADELNVSKDTARWLILQVSGKQVGSKSQDVPVDFAINWESLGGSSARLKYVSAALADMALKYNEPDVIMGIAVSGVPFATMMADIINVETGWETSIAVFHPKKHRKGEDAKGAISSNFASVEGKKVVIVDDVITSGRTIKEVVNILKDLNAEPLLVTVLIDKKGISEVENVPVESLIRVRRLG from the coding sequence ATGAGCGAAGAACTCATAAAAAAAGCTTCAGAACTGCGAAGCAGAGGTTTTACAACCGGAGAAATAGCAGATGAACTAAATGTATCAAAAGATACTGCTCGCTGGCTTATATTACAGGTGAGTGGGAAACAAGTTGGGAGTAAATCACAAGATGTTCCTGTTGATTTTGCAATTAATTGGGAAAGCTTAGGAGGGAGTTCCGCTAGATTAAAATATGTCTCAGCAGCCTTGGCTGATATGGCCTTGAAATACAATGAACCAGACGTTATAATGGGTATTGCGGTAAGTGGTGTGCCCTTTGCAACCATGATGGCCGATATAATAAACGTTGAAACTGGATGGGAAACTTCAATAGCTGTTTTTCACCCGAAAAAACATAGAAAAGGTGAAGATGCTAAAGGAGCTATAAGCAGTAACTTTGCATCAGTGGAAGGCAAAAAAGTAGTTATTGTTGATGATGTAATAACCAGCGGCAGGACCATAAAAGAAGTGGTAAACATCTTAAAAGATCTCAATGCCGAACCATTGCTGGTAACAGTTTTAATAGATAAAAAAGGAATAAGTGAAGTTGAAAATGTTCCTGTGGAATCTTTAATTCGAGTTCGAAGACTAGGATGA
- the prf1 gene encoding peptide chain release factor 1: MAEISSKELYEFKRTINELSDKKGRGTELVSVYIPPDRQVSDVVKHMREELSQSANIKSKQTKKNVQSAIEVIMQRLKLFPKPPEKGLVLFVGMIPKGGPGTEKMENYVFEPPEPIKTYTYHCNSEFFLEPLQEMLGDKEIYGLAVIDRKEATVAVLKGKRIDIVKTLTSGVPGKHKAGGQSQRRFDRLIDLAAHEFKKRIGETINEAFLAIPEMEGVIIGGPGHTKEEFVKGDYLHHEIKNKVITTVDTSYTGEFGIREVIEKSMDVLAEIDVMREKKLVQKFLTELVSDEGLASYGEAEVRKNLEMGAVEVLLLSEDINSRRDKFECPSCGFIDAKTFKNTKTESEENCPQCGEKMNLIESKDVIDDFVEMAEEVGSEVEIISTETEEGMQLLKAFGGVGAVLRYRV; the protein is encoded by the coding sequence GTGGCTGAAATATCATCAAAGGAGTTATACGAGTTTAAAAGGACAATCAATGAGTTGTCTGATAAAAAAGGAAGGGGAACAGAACTCGTATCAGTATATATTCCTCCAGATCGCCAGGTTAGTGATGTGGTAAAACACATGCGAGAAGAACTGAGTCAAAGTGCTAACATTAAAAGTAAACAGACTAAAAAGAATGTTCAATCTGCAATAGAAGTTATAATGCAGCGATTAAAACTTTTCCCAAAACCCCCGGAAAAGGGGTTAGTTCTATTTGTGGGAATGATCCCGAAAGGTGGCCCGGGAACAGAGAAGATGGAAAATTATGTTTTTGAACCTCCAGAGCCTATAAAAACTTACACATATCACTGTAACTCAGAATTTTTCCTGGAACCTCTACAGGAGATGCTGGGTGACAAAGAAATATATGGGTTGGCAGTTATTGATAGGAAAGAAGCAACTGTTGCTGTTCTCAAGGGAAAAAGGATCGACATAGTTAAGACATTAACCAGTGGAGTTCCTGGTAAGCATAAGGCCGGTGGACAGTCACAGAGAAGATTTGATCGTTTGATTGACCTGGCGGCGCACGAATTTAAGAAAAGGATCGGAGAGACTATAAACGAAGCTTTTCTAGCCATACCTGAAATGGAAGGGGTTATAATTGGTGGACCTGGTCACACCAAGGAAGAATTTGTGAAAGGAGATTATCTGCATCATGAAATAAAAAATAAAGTTATAACAACGGTTGACACCTCTTATACTGGTGAATTTGGTATAAGAGAAGTTATTGAAAAATCCATGGATGTTTTAGCTGAAATTGATGTTATGCGTGAAAAAAAGCTGGTCCAGAAATTTTTAACTGAACTGGTAAGTGATGAAGGATTGGCTTCTTACGGTGAAGCAGAAGTTAGAAAAAACCTGGAAATGGGTGCTGTGGAAGTTCTATTACTGTCAGAAGATATAAATTCTAGAAGAGATAAGTTTGAATGCCCTTCATGTGGATTCATAGATGCTAAAACATTTAAGAACACTAAAACAGAAAGTGAAGAGAATTGTCCTCAGTGTGGGGAAAAAATGAATCTAATAGAAAGTAAGGATGTAATTGATGATTTTGTGGAGATGGCAGAAGAAGTGGGATCTGAAGTTGAAATAATATCCACAGAAACTGAAGAAGGAATGCAGCTTCTAAAAGCTTTTGGAGGTGTAGGTGCAGTTCTCCGTTATAGGGTTTAA